Part of the Natrialbaceae archaeon AArc-T1-2 genome, CGACGGCTTCAAGCTCCTGCTCGCCGACGGCTCGTGGCTGCTCGTTCGCCCGAGCGGGACGGAGCCGGTGTTGCGCGTCTACGCCGAGGCCGACGACGAGTCTCGCCTCGCGGAGCTGCTCGCGGCCGGCAAAGAGTTGGTCGACCCACTCGTGTAGCTGCAACTGCGGTCACCGGAGCGTCCGGCGTCTACACTCGAGGTTGCGTGCTCCGGGCGGACGGTTATCCGCGACAGGCACGTCGTCCGGAGCATGAGCGGTGACGACGCCGTACGCATGGAACTGACGCCCGACGCCTGGCACCAGAACGACGAGGGTAACTACTACGTCGACTGCCCGGAGTGTGGGTCGGCCGCGTCGCTGATGAACGTCGTCAAACACGGCCGCTGTAACGGCTACCTCGACCAGCAGGAAGACGAGACCGAACTCGACGAGCAAGCGATGAGCTGTACCGCAAAGCTCTGGCTGGAACTCGGGTACACCGGCGGCTCCGGGACGGCATCGGACGACGCCGTCTGATAACGAGGCTGTGAGTCCTTATGAGGGCGACGAGAGACCGAGATCGGTATTACGAGGGCGTCGGCCGTCCCTCGCGTTCGCCCCGGTATCGCTCGTCGTCGATGGACTCGATCGAGAACCCGAGCGACTGGTAGAACGGCCGGACGCGCTCGTCGAACCGCGCGGTGAGTCGACCCTCGCGTTCGAGGGCACACTCGACGAGTGCGGTGCCGATCCCGCGGTCGCGTCGCCGGCGGCTAACGGCGATCGCCGAGACGTACGCGCCGCGATCGCGCGGTTCGAGGACGATCGCGCCGACGAGTCGGTCGCCTTCGACCGCCACGAGGACGTCTCCCGCGTCGAGTCGTGCCTCGAGGTCGTCGATCTCGAGCATCGCGGCGTCCAAGAGTCGCCGAACCGATAGCGACTCCGCGGGCCGTGCCTGGCGGACGAGCATACGGTCAGTGGACGTCTTCGAGACGGCAAAACGTATCGGCTGCGGTCGTCGAACGTATTTGTCCCCCGGCCCAAGAGAACGTACGATGGACTACAGCTACACCGGCGACGCACACCAGGTGCTCCGGGAGGCCTACGAGTCCGACGCGGAGCCGTTCCCGACTCGGTCGATGGCGTTTCCACAGCGCGATCCCCAGCGTGCGGAACTCGACGTCCTCGAACGCCTGCTGTTCCCTCGGTGCTGGAACGCCGAGGCCCTGCTCGCGGACGAGGACGCGATCCTGGCCCTGCTCGAGGAACTCGGCGAACTCTTCCGTACCGGAATCGCACCCTACGCCGAACGCGATCCGACAGAGACAGTCGAGACGGTCTTGGATCGGTTGCCGGCGCTCAGGGAGACGCTGAAACGCGACGTCGAGGCCGCCTACAAGGGCGACCCAGCCGCGAAGAGCTACCTCGAGGTCATCCGGTCGTATCCCGGTGTGCGCGCCATCACGATGCAACGGATCGCACACGTCCTCTACGAGACCGGCGAACCCGAGTTCGCTCGCGAACTCACCGAGTACGCAAAGCGGGTGACCGGCATCGACATCCATCCCGGCGCGGAGATTGGCGAGTACTTCTTCGTCGATCACGGTACCGGCGTCGTCATCGGTGAGACGGCGACGATCGGCGACTGGGTACGGATCTACCAGGACGTCACGCTCGGGGCCTTGCACTTCGAGGAGGAAGAAGACGACGAGCACACGCTAAAGAAGGGCTACAAGCGCCATCCGGACATCGGCGACCACGTCGTCATCGGCGCGGGAACGAAGGTGCTGGGAGCGATCACCGTCGGCGATCACGTCAGTATCGGTGCGAACTCGTGGGTGACCGACGATATCCCGGATCACACGAAGGTGTTCGTCGCCGAACACCCGGATCAGGTGCGAACACGGACCGAGTAGCCGGACGGTTCCACGAGAGCGCGACCGATCCCGGTTCGGCGGGGCCGCCGGGAAAACGTTACGGCACCAGACACGAGACACTGACACGATGGAGCTCACGCCGGCGACCGTCGACGAGCTGGCGGCCAACTACGAGACCGACCAGCCCCTGGCCGACGTCGAGGACGAACACCGCGAGTTGCTACCCGCGACGTTTTCGAGCGACTCCTACGGCTGGCGCGACGTCGAGTGGGTCGTCCAGTGGTACTTCCGGCGGTTTCTCGGCGCGTACCCCGACGACGAGCGCCGCGAGACTGAGACGGCCATCCGCGAGAACGACTTCGAGGACGTACAGACGGCGATCGGCGACGCGATGGCAGCCGACGAAACGACGGCGAAACTCGAGTCGCTGACGTCGCTTTCCGGCGTCGAGGTCCCCGTCGCAAGCGCGTTCCTCGCGTTTCTCGAGCCCGAACGGTACCTGGTGGTGAGCCCCGCCGAGTGGCGCGTCCTCCGCGCGGCCGGCGAACTCGATGAACCCTATCCCGACCCGCCGTCGCCCGCGGACTACGAGCGATACCTGACCCGCTGTCGGGTCGTCGCCGACCGCTGTGAGTGCTCGCTTCGGACGCTGTATCGCGCGCTGTGGCAGGTGCGGAGGAACGACGCGAGCGGATCAGCCGCCTTTGATCAAGCGTAAGACGGTGACGTGGTCGGTCTCGACCGGCTGATCTTCCGGCACCGGTCGTCCGTCGACGAGGACGCTCACCTCGTGAGGGCTCAACTCGACGGCCTCGAGCAGGTCGGCATACGTCGAGGCGTCGCCGAGCTCGAGGTCGTGTGTCCCTTCACCCTTGACGTCGACGGTGACGTGCATACAGAGCGTTCCCGGCGGGAGAACTTGAGCCCGTCGCTCACGTCGGCCCGAGCAGGCCGACGTCTGACCCTGCCACGTGCGGGTTTTTGTGAGTCGCCGTCGACAGTCCGGACATGGCACTCGTCGCGTTCGATTTCGACGGGACGCTCTCACAGTCGGATATGACCGTCCTCCTCGGGGAGGAAGCCGGTGTCGGCGACGAGATGAGCGGCCTCCTCGAGCAGGGACGTCGCGGCGACCTCGGCGTCGGGGAGAGCCTGCGCCAGCGTGTCGCCCTGCTCGAGGGAGTCCAGACGCGACAGGTCGACGCCGCCTTCGATCGCATCTCGTTGCGTGCGGGCGCGGCCGACCTGATCGGCGATCTCCGACGATCCGGCCACCACGTGGCGATCCTCACGGGGAGTTTCGAACGCGGCGTCGAGCGAGCACTCGAGGCGGCGGGCATCGCGGTCGACGATATCGTAGCAAACCGGCTCGTCGTCGAAAACGACGCGCTTACGGGCGAACTCGAGGGACCGCTGCTCGAGGGCAAGAAGGACGGCCCGCTTGGCGAAATCGCGACGAGAGCGGGGATCGATCTCGGACGAGCGATCGCGGTCGGCGACACCCGGTCGGACCTGCCGATGCTTCAGGTCGCCGGCACGGCGATCGGGTTTGCTCCCGATTCAGTCGTCGAACAACACTGCGACGTCGTCGTGACCTCGATCCGTCGGCTCCGGCTGTACTTCGAACAGCACGAGATCGTCGACCTGCCGGAAGGAGAGCAGTAGTTCGTCGATCTCAATCGGTCTGTGGAATCGACCACGCGCCGACGGCAAACGCGACGACGGCGATCGCCGCGAGAATTCCGAGGTTCGCAAGCGCCGGATCGACGCCGGCGACAGCGGGCGTCTCCGCGCCGGGGTAGGTCGCCGCCCGGACCCCGCGGGCGAAGTAGGTCAGCGGCGAGAGGTTCACGAGCGGCGCGAACCAGCCGGGGAGTTGCTCGAGGGTGACGAACGTCTCCGAGAGAAACAGCAACGGAAGCGCGATCGTGTTGCTCGCGGCGACGGCTCCGTCACGGGAGTCGGTGTAGCTGCCGAGCATGACACCGAACCCACAGAAGCAGACGACGCCGACGACGACGTAGGCGACGAGCAGCGGGGAGAACGAAACCGCCGCCCCCGTCAACGCGAGCACGAGTCCGAGGATGAGCAGACTCGCCACGCCGATGATGACCGTGTTGACGATCGTCTGGGCGAACAGCCACTCGGTCTTCGAAAGCGGCGTCGTCGCGAGCTTCTCGAAGCGACTTCCCTCACGGTGACGAGCGACCTCGCTTCCCAGCCGCGACAGCGGCGTGAAGAGAACGACGGCCGCGATGTAGCCGGGAACGTAATAGCCCGGCGGCTCGGCGAAGAGCCCGCCGCCCGTCGGATCAGTTCGCACGAGCGCGCCGAAGATGACAACCAGGATGACGGGGAAGAAAAAGGTGAAAAAGACCGCCGTCCGCCGACGGGTAAACGATCGCCAGTCGGCCCCCGCCTCGGCACGAATCCGGGCGAGTCGGCTCATCGCGTCTCACCCCCTGCCGGCGCGATCGGCGTCTCCACCCCGTCGCCCCGACGCGTGCGGGCACGTTCCGCGTCGTCCGCAAGTGCGAGGTAGACGTCCTCAAGATCGGGCTCGGACCACGCCAGCCCGGTGTAGGCGATGTCCCGATCTTCGAGGTAGTCGACGACGCGTCCGATCTCGGCGGGCGTGACGCCCTCGACGAAGACGACACCGTCCCGTCTCGTGGTCGCCTGCGAGAGGTCGTCGAACGCGTCCGCTCCGGCGTCCGTCTCGACGGCGAGGCTGCTCTCGCCGCCGTGTGTCGCGACGAGCTCGTCGGGCGTGCCGACGGCCACGAGTTCGCCGTCGGCGAGCAGGCCGACGCGATCGGCCAGTCGCTGGGCTTCGGCCATGTCGTGGGTCGTGAGAAAGACGGTCGTGCCGTCGGCGGCGAGCTCTTCGATCAGCCGCCAGACGGTTCGTCGGCCGGCGGGGTCGATACCGGTCGTCGGCTCGTCGAGAAAGAGCACGTCGGGATCGTTGACGAGCGCAGAACCGACACAGACTCGCCGCTTTTCTCCGCCCGAGAGGTCCTCGTACCACGTCCCGCCGACGTCGGCCAGTCCCACGTCGACGAGGACGGAGTCGGGATCCCGACTCTCTTCGTAGAGACCGGCGTAGTAGGTGAGCAGTTCGTGAGCGGTGAGTCGGTCCGGTGGCGCAAAGTTCTGTGGCAGTACGCCGAGGCGACCGCGGTCGACGTCGGCGGGTCGGTCGCCGAGCAGTCGGACGCGTCCCGAGTCGGGCTCGAGCGTGCCGGTGAGTCCCCGAACGAGCGTCGTCTTGCCGGCCCCGTTGGGACCGATGAGTCCGAACACTTCGCCGCGATCGACCGACAGCGAGACGCCGTCTACGGCGACGACATCGCCGTAGGTCTTGCGTACACCCTCCGCGGCGACGACGGCTTCCATGCGGGCGAGTTTCGGCCGACGGCGGGTAAGCCGTTCGGTTCCGTCCGCCGGAGTCACTCGAGCGCCGACGACCGGACGTCGGTCATCGATTGCAGGGCCAATCGTTACGCCGCCAGTTGCCCTCGAGCGTGTATGGCGAAGATCGGCTACACCCTCTCGAGTGAGGAACACGGGCCGAACGCGCTCGTCGACAACGCCGTCCGCGCCGAGTCGGTCGGCTTCGAGTTCGTGTCGATCTCGGATCACTTTCATCCTTGGACCTCGACGCAGGGCGAGTCGCCGTTCGTCTGGAGCACGCTCGGAGCGATCGCACGGGCGACCGACGACCTCGAGGTCGGCGTCGGCGTCACCTGTCCGACGATCCGGATGCATCCGGCGATCCACGCCCAGGCCGTCGCGACCGTCGCCGCGATGTTCGAGGGACGGTTCACCTTCGGCGTCGGCACCGGCGAGAACTTAAACGAACACGTACTCGGCGATCGCTGGCCCGAACACGAGGTCCGTCTCGAGATGCTCGAGGAAGCGATGACGGTCATGGAGAAACTCTGGACTGGCGAGAA contains:
- a CDS encoding GNAT family N-acetyltransferase, giving the protein MLVRQARPAESLSVRRLLDAAMLEIDDLEARLDAGDVLVAVEGDRLVGAIVLEPRDRGAYVSAIAVSRRRRDRGIGTALVECALEREGRLTARFDERVRPFYQSLGFSIESIDDERYRGEREGRPTPS
- the epsC gene encoding serine O-acetyltransferase EpsC, giving the protein MDYSYTGDAHQVLREAYESDAEPFPTRSMAFPQRDPQRAELDVLERLLFPRCWNAEALLADEDAILALLEELGELFRTGIAPYAERDPTETVETVLDRLPALRETLKRDVEAAYKGDPAAKSYLEVIRSYPGVRAITMQRIAHVLYETGEPEFARELTEYAKRVTGIDIHPGAEIGEYFFVDHGTGVVIGETATIGDWVRIYQDVTLGALHFEEEEDDEHTLKKGYKRHPDIGDHVVIGAGTKVLGAITVGDHVSIGANSWVTDDIPDHTKVFVAEHPDQVRTRTE
- the samp2 gene encoding ubiquitin-like small modifier protein SAMP2, which encodes MHVTVDVKGEGTHDLELGDASTYADLLEAVELSPHEVSVLVDGRPVPEDQPVETDHVTVLRLIKGG
- a CDS encoding HAD family hydrolase, yielding MALVAFDFDGTLSQSDMTVLLGEEAGVGDEMSGLLEQGRRGDLGVGESLRQRVALLEGVQTRQVDAAFDRISLRAGAADLIGDLRRSGHHVAILTGSFERGVERALEAAGIAVDDIVANRLVVENDALTGELEGPLLEGKKDGPLGEIATRAGIDLGRAIAVGDTRSDLPMLQVAGTAIGFAPDSVVEQHCDVVVTSIRRLRLYFEQHEIVDLPEGEQ
- a CDS encoding ABC transporter permease, which gives rise to MSRLARIRAEAGADWRSFTRRRTAVFFTFFFPVILVVIFGALVRTDPTGGGLFAEPPGYYVPGYIAAVVLFTPLSRLGSEVARHREGSRFEKLATTPLSKTEWLFAQTIVNTVIIGVASLLILGLVLALTGAAVSFSPLLVAYVVVGVVCFCGFGVMLGSYTDSRDGAVAASNTIALPLLFLSETFVTLEQLPGWFAPLVNLSPLTYFARGVRAATYPGAETPAVAGVDPALANLGILAAIAVVAFAVGAWSIPQTD
- a CDS encoding ABC transporter ATP-binding protein gives rise to the protein MEAVVAAEGVRKTYGDVVAVDGVSLSVDRGEVFGLIGPNGAGKTTLVRGLTGTLEPDSGRVRLLGDRPADVDRGRLGVLPQNFAPPDRLTAHELLTYYAGLYEESRDPDSVLVDVGLADVGGTWYEDLSGGEKRRVCVGSALVNDPDVLFLDEPTTGIDPAGRRTVWRLIEELAADGTTVFLTTHDMAEAQRLADRVGLLADGELVAVGTPDELVATHGGESSLAVETDAGADAFDDLSQATTRRDGVVFVEGVTPAEIGRVVDYLEDRDIAYTGLAWSEPDLEDVYLALADDAERARTRRGDGVETPIAPAGGETR